A genome region from Clostridia bacterium includes the following:
- a CDS encoding phosphoribosylaminoimidazolesuccinocarboxamide synthase translates to MLINDTSFINLPLFIKGKVRNVYDLEDKLLVVVTDRISAFDVVFSNLIPNKGNVLNMISEFWFDYTKDIIGNHVITSDVSQYPAGLSEYKKELQGRSMLVKKLEMVPAECIVRGYLEGSGLKDYQKSGSICGIKLPEGLKQGDRLPEPIFTPSTKALEGHDENISFDELVKKIGSELANKLKDISIALYNKASKHAESKGLILADTKFEFGMLDGELVIADEIFTPDNSRFWAMDEYEPGRPQKSFDKQYLRDYLEAVKWDKKPPAPELPEDVVKKTEAKYVEAYERITGRKLD, encoded by the coding sequence ATGCTGATCAACGACACAAGCTTTATTAACCTTCCTTTGTTTATAAAAGGCAAGGTAAGGAATGTTTATGATCTGGAAGACAAACTGCTCGTTGTAGTGACGGACAGAATTTCTGCATTTGATGTTGTTTTCTCGAATCTTATCCCTAATAAAGGGAATGTACTTAACATGATTTCTGAGTTTTGGTTTGACTATACAAAGGATATAATCGGAAATCACGTTATTACTTCAGATGTAAGCCAGTATCCCGCGGGACTTTCGGAGTATAAGAAGGAGCTTCAGGGAAGATCAATGCTGGTTAAGAAGCTTGAGATGGTACCGGCTGAATGCATAGTGAGGGGGTATCTTGAGGGCTCAGGTCTGAAAGACTACCAGAAAAGCGGAAGTATCTGTGGAATAAAACTGCCTGAAGGACTCAAGCAGGGAGACAGGCTTCCTGAGCCTATATTTACGCCGTCAACTAAGGCTCTTGAGGGGCATGACGAAAATATCAGTTTTGACGAGCTGGTTAAGAAAATCGGAAGTGAGCTGGCCAACAAGCTTAAAGATATAAGCATTGCCTTATATAATAAGGCAAGTAAGCATGCTGAAAGCAAAGGCCTCATTTTGGCGGATACAAAGTTTGAATTCGGTATGCTGGATGGAGAGCTTGTAATAGCAGATGAAATATTTACACCTGACAATTCAAGGTTCTGGGCTATGGATGAGTATGAACCCGGAAGACCGCAAAAAAGCTTTGACAAGCAGTACTTAAGGGATTATCTTGAAGCTGTCAAATGGGATAAAAAGCCGCCTGCGCCTGAATTGCCTGAAGATGTGGTAAAGAAGACAGAGGCGAAGTATGTAGAGGCATATGAAAGGATAACCGGCAGGAAGCTGGATTAA
- the hisB gene encoding imidazoleglycerol-phosphate dehydratase HisB: MGRIAEVGRKTGETDIVLSLNIDGRGKTDIGTGVGFLDHMLNLFARHGLFDLNVKAAGDLYVDAHHTVEDVGIVLGQALKEALGDKKSIKRYGTVFVPMDESLAMVSIDLGGRPFLVFDAQFTQDKVGDMDTELVEEFFRAVAFNAGLNLHIKVLYGSNNHHMIEAVYKAFGRALDEATKVDERIEGVMSTKGVI, encoded by the coding sequence ATGGGCAGAATTGCTGAGGTTGGACGAAAAACAGGAGAAACTGATATTGTATTATCGCTTAATATTGACGGCCGTGGAAAGACTGATATCGGAACAGGTGTAGGTTTCCTCGATCATATGCTGAACCTGTTTGCCAGGCACGGACTTTTTGACTTGAATGTCAAAGCTGCCGGTGATTTGTATGTGGATGCGCACCATACGGTGGAAGATGTAGGAATAGTACTGGGTCAGGCACTAAAAGAAGCTTTGGGCGATAAAAAATCCATTAAAAGGTATGGGACTGTTTTTGTACCTATGGATGAATCTCTGGCAATGGTTTCAATAGACCTCGGAGGAAGACCGTTTCTCGTATTTGATGCGCAATTTACCCAGGACAAGGTAGGGGACATGGATACAGAGCTTGTGGAGGAATTTTTTAGAGCAGTAGCATTTAATGCCGGACTAAACTTGCATATAAAGGTATTGTACGGTAGCAATAACCACCACATGATAGAAGCTGTTTATAAGGCTTTCGGCAGAGCTCTGGATGAGGCGACAAAGGTAGATGAGAGGATAGAAGGAGTCATGTCCACAAAAGGTGTAATATAA
- the hisC gene encoding histidinol-phosphate transaminase, which produces MSKYWSELVKRIEPYVPGEQPKDKKYIKLNTNENPYPPSPKVIESIKRAADESLRLYPDPDCNGLRETIAEYHKLKKEQVFVGNGSDEVLAFAYMAFFNPGKPILFPDITYTFYPVYSDLFNIDYKTVELDEDFSIPEDKFFQDNGGIIISNPKSPTAQCMDISSIKNILNRNTDRVVIIDEAYIDFGGQSAVSMIDEYPNLLVVQTLSKSRSLAGLRIGFALGHRDLIEALDRIKNSFNSYTLDRIALIAATEAFRDEEYFRKTVSKIVNTRERVSKELNSIGFRVTDSKANFIFISHPEIHAGVIFKELRDKGILVRHFKKPRIDNFLRVSIGTDEDMNKVVEALKEIIK; this is translated from the coding sequence ATGAGTAAATACTGGAGTGAGCTTGTAAAGCGTATAGAACCATATGTTCCCGGGGAACAGCCAAAGGATAAAAAATATATCAAGCTTAATACGAACGAAAATCCTTATCCGCCGTCACCAAAAGTCATCGAAAGTATAAAGAGAGCTGCGGATGAAAGTCTGCGCCTGTATCCTGATCCGGATTGCAACGGGCTGCGCGAAACAATAGCGGAGTATCATAAGCTGAAGAAAGAGCAGGTTTTTGTAGGCAATGGCTCCGATGAAGTGCTAGCATTTGCATATATGGCGTTTTTTAACCCAGGCAAGCCCATACTTTTTCCGGATATTACATATACTTTTTATCCTGTGTATTCGGACTTGTTCAATATAGATTATAAAACCGTGGAGTTGGATGAGGACTTTAGTATTCCGGAAGATAAATTCTTCCAGGATAACGGCGGCATAATAATATCCAACCCCAAATCCCCTACGGCACAGTGTATGGACATATCATCCATAAAGAATATACTGAATAGAAATACTGACAGGGTAGTCATTATAGATGAAGCATATATCGACTTCGGAGGGCAGTCAGCAGTAAGTATGATTGATGAATATCCTAACCTGCTGGTCGTACAGACACTGTCAAAATCACGTTCTCTTGCAGGACTCCGTATAGGATTTGCATTAGGACACAGAGACCTGATAGAAGCCCTTGACCGGATAAAGAACTCATTCAATTCCTATACTCTGGACCGCATAGCACTGATCGCAGCAACTGAGGCCTTCAGGGATGAGGAGTATTTCAGGAAGACGGTATCCAAAATAGTAAACACCAGGGAAAGGGTTTCTAAAGAACTTAATTCTATAGGATTCAGAGTAACGGATTCAAAGGCAAATTTTATTTTCATCAGTCATCCTGAGATACATGCTGGTGTTATTTTCAAGGAACTAAGGGATAAGGGAATACTAGTGAGACATTTTAAAAAACCCAGAATAGATAATTTCTTAAGAGTGAGTATAGGAACTGATGAAGATATGAATAAGGTGGTAGAAGCTTTAAAGGAAATAATCAAATAA